A DNA window from Microcystis aeruginosa NIES-843 contains the following coding sequences:
- the ureC gene encoding urease subunit alpha, whose product MNYRIDRRTYAETYGPTVGDKVRLADTELFIEVEKDFTTYGDEVKFGGGKVIRDGMGQSPISREDGAVDLVITNALILDWWGIVKADVGIKDGKIYKIGKAGNPHIQDNVDIIIGPATEALAGEGMILTAGGIDAHIHFICPQQIETAIASGITTMIGGGTGPATGTNATTCTPGEWHIYRMLEAAEAFPMNLGFLGKGNSSQPEGLAEQVKAGVIGLKLHEDWGTTPAAIDTCLSVADKYDVQVAIHTDTLNEAGFVEATIAAFKNRVIHTYHTEGAGGGHAPDIIRVCGEMNVLPSSTNPTRPYTTNTLEEHLDMLMVCHHLDRSIPEDVAFAESRIRRETIAAEDILHDLGAFSIISSDSQAMGRVGEVIIRTWQTAHKMRVQRGRLTGETGENDNLRARRYIAKYTINPAITHGVSDYVGSIEVGKLADLVLWKPAFFGVKPEIVLKGGLIAWAQMGDANASIPTPQPVYMRPMFASFGGAIAKTSLTFVSKYAMKAGIPEKLKLKKTAVAVSNTRNISKASMKLNDALPRMEVNPETYEVRADGELLICEPATVLPMAQRYFLF is encoded by the coding sequence TCGGAGATAAAGTTCGCCTCGCAGACACGGAATTATTTATCGAAGTCGAAAAAGATTTCACCACCTACGGCGATGAGGTAAAATTCGGCGGCGGTAAAGTAATTCGCGATGGGATGGGCCAATCCCCCATTTCTAGGGAAGATGGGGCGGTAGATTTAGTGATTACTAATGCCTTAATTCTCGACTGGTGGGGCATCGTTAAAGCCGATGTGGGCATTAAAGACGGCAAAATTTATAAAATCGGTAAGGCGGGCAATCCCCACATTCAAGATAATGTCGATATTATTATCGGTCCTGCTACCGAGGCATTAGCTGGGGAAGGGATGATTTTGACAGCAGGGGGGATTGATGCCCATATTCATTTTATCTGTCCCCAACAAATTGAGACAGCGATTGCGTCGGGGATTACCACAATGATTGGTGGCGGGACCGGACCTGCAACGGGAACTAATGCCACCACCTGCACCCCGGGAGAATGGCACATCTATCGAATGCTAGAGGCGGCCGAAGCTTTCCCGATGAATTTGGGTTTTTTGGGTAAAGGCAATAGCAGTCAGCCGGAAGGACTAGCGGAACAGGTAAAAGCGGGGGTAATTGGCTTAAAACTCCATGAAGATTGGGGAACCACTCCGGCAGCCATTGATACCTGTTTAAGCGTGGCCGATAAGTACGATGTGCAGGTGGCGATTCATACCGATACTCTCAATGAGGCCGGTTTTGTTGAGGCCACTATCGCCGCTTTTAAAAATCGCGTCATTCACACCTACCACACGGAAGGAGCCGGTGGTGGTCATGCTCCCGATATTATCAGGGTTTGCGGGGAAATGAACGTTTTACCCTCCTCTACCAATCCCACGCGTCCCTATACGACGAATACCTTAGAGGAACACCTCGATATGTTGATGGTTTGTCATCATTTAGACCGGAGTATTCCCGAAGATGTGGCTTTTGCTGAATCCCGCATCCGCCGCGAAACTATTGCCGCCGAGGATATTCTCCACGATTTAGGGGCTTTTAGTATAATTTCCTCCGATTCTCAAGCGATGGGACGGGTGGGGGAAGTAATTATCCGCACTTGGCAAACTGCCCACAAAATGCGGGTACAACGGGGCAGACTGACCGGGGAAACGGGAGAGAATGATAATCTGCGAGCAAGACGATATATTGCTAAATATACGATTAATCCTGCTATTACCCATGGTGTCTCCGATTATGTCGGTTCCATCGAGGTGGGCAAATTAGCCGATTTGGTTCTCTGGAAACCGGCATTTTTTGGCGTAAAACCGGAAATTGTCCTGAAAGGCGGTTTAATCGCCTGGGCGCAAATGGGCGATGCTAATGCCAGTATTCCCACACCCCAACCGGTTTATATGCGTCCCATGTTTGCCTCTTTTGGTGGTGCGATCGCCAAAACTTCCTTGACATTTGTTTCTAAATATGCTATGAAAGCGGGCATTCCTGAGAAGTTAAAGCTGAAAAAAACCGCCGTGGCCGTGTCGAATACGCGCAATATCAGTAAGGCTAGTATGAAGCTTAATGACGCTTTACCGCGCATGGAAGTTAATCCCGAAACCTACGAGGTGCGTGCTGACGGGGAATTATTAATCTGTGAACCCGCTACGGTTTTACCCATGGCCCAACGCTATTTCCTATTTTGA
- a CDS encoding LPP leucine zipper domain-containing protein yields MATFTENDLKELKDFIVGQFKEVNDKIDKSSEQLNGKIDRLSEQLNSKIDKLSEEVNNLRVDIANIKGELTGVNKRLDNLEFTNRTIFVAIVAALMAGLVKLFLPNLPTNP; encoded by the coding sequence ATGGCAACATTTACAGAAAACGACCTCAAAGAATTAAAAGACTTTATTGTAGGACAATTCAAAGAAGTTAATGACAAAATAGACAAGTCATCTGAACAACTTAATGGCAAAATAGACAGATTATCTGAACAACTTAATAGCAAAATAGACAAGCTATCTGAAGAAGTGAATAACTTAAGAGTTGACATAGCAAATATTAAAGGAGAATTAACAGGCGTGAATAAACGACTAGATAACTTGGAATTTACTAATCGAACCATCTTTGTTGCTATTGTTGCTGCACTAATGGCAGGATTAGTTAAGTTATTTTTACCAAACCTTCCTACTAATCCTTAA
- a CDS encoding CHAT domain-containing protein, producing the protein MRRALVIAGSESQLISLWKVSDDATKDLMVAYYGRLQKGEGRSEALRQIQLGMLKGEKQKHPFYWASFILSGDATSMQFD; encoded by the coding sequence TTGCGCCGCGCTTTAGTTATTGCGGGAAGTGAAAGCCAATTAATTAGCCTTTGGAAAGTATCTGATGACGCAACTAAAGATTTAATGGTCGCCTATTATGGACGCTTACAAAAAGGAGAAGGACGCAGTGAAGCTTTACGACAAATTCAACTAGGAATGCTCAAGGGTGAGAAGCAAAAACATCCTTTTTATTGGGCCAGTTTTATTCTCTCTGGTGATGCAACTTCGATGCAATTTGACTGA
- a CDS encoding toxin-antitoxin system TumE family protein has translation MYAYQYMNTMNTLIFRYDNTPHHKKLNLPTYPHHKHDSSEENVISSAAPTLLEVLQEITARIRSFL, from the coding sequence ATGTACGCTTATCAGTATATGAATACCATGAATACCTTAATTTTCCGTTATGATAATACTCCACATCATAAAAAGCTGAACCTCCCAACCTATCCCCATCACAAACATGACAGCAGTGAAGAAAATGTAATCTCGTCCGCTGCTCCAACGCTCTTAGAAGTTCTTCAGGAAATTACCGCCAGAATCAGGAGTTTTCTATGA
- a CDS encoding IS1634 family transposase, whose product MNQSTEIEVKNLDHLGLVAGIIDEIGIVEIINEQVSIERGEIVTAGQVVKAIILNGLGFVSRALYLFPQFFEDKATEHLLGEGIEPKHLNDDKIGRVMDKLYQLNVSVIFLLISLAAVKKFGVATENSHLDSTSLSVEGEYKKEYPTVEILKSGAVGEEIETGQQPIKITYGYSRDRRPDLKQFMIDLIVSGDGDVPLFLKVGDGNEADKAVFGQIAREFKKQVDFDSLIVGDSALYSKENLKLMKEMRWLSRVPLSIKEAQELVDSISEKELTDSEIPGYSWRETSSNYGGIEQRWLLVESQARQESDLKKLEKKIEQEKNSAQEKIRQLSRREFENRAVALAIAKGLSDSLKSHQLTEIKVNLIPPESQGSKLKSKDDLPSQSYQVQAKLELNLTAIERLKKRAGRFVLATNDLEKKRLSSEDILKKYKGQQAPERGFSFLKDPCFFAHSVFLKSPHRIEVMAMLMGLCLLVYTIGQRQLRLSLKQQETGLKNPLGKLTDRPTLRWIFQNFQGIHLLRIQDNQKISNLTDERRNILRFFPKPCQEYYLLS is encoded by the coding sequence ATGAATCAATCAACAGAAATTGAAGTCAAAAATCTAGACCATCTGGGATTAGTAGCCGGAATTATCGATGAAATAGGAATCGTTGAAATTATCAACGAACAAGTCTCAATTGAGCGAGGAGAAATTGTCACAGCGGGGCAAGTCGTGAAAGCAATTATCCTGAATGGATTGGGATTTGTCTCCCGAGCCTTGTATTTATTTCCTCAATTTTTTGAAGATAAAGCAACCGAACATCTGCTGGGAGAGGGCATCGAACCAAAACACCTGAATGATGATAAAATTGGTCGAGTAATGGACAAACTTTATCAACTTAATGTTTCGGTCATTTTCCTACTGATTAGTTTAGCCGCCGTGAAAAAATTTGGTGTAGCAACCGAGAACTCCCATTTAGATTCGACTTCTCTATCAGTAGAAGGAGAATATAAAAAGGAATACCCAACAGTAGAAATCCTGAAATCAGGAGCAGTGGGAGAAGAAATTGAAACCGGACAACAGCCAATAAAAATTACCTACGGATACTCCCGCGACCGACGACCTGACTTAAAACAATTTATGATTGACTTAATCGTAAGTGGGGATGGAGATGTACCTTTATTCCTGAAAGTAGGGGACGGAAATGAAGCGGACAAAGCGGTTTTTGGTCAAATCGCCCGAGAATTTAAAAAACAAGTTGACTTTGACAGTTTAATAGTCGGCGATAGCGCCCTCTATAGCAAAGAGAATTTAAAACTAATGAAAGAAATGCGTTGGTTGTCTCGAGTACCATTAAGCATTAAAGAGGCTCAAGAGTTAGTCGATAGCATCTCAGAAAAAGAGTTAACCGATTCAGAAATACCGGGTTATTCCTGGCGGGAAACAAGCTCTAACTATGGGGGGATAGAACAAAGATGGTTGCTAGTTGAAAGTCAAGCTAGACAAGAATCAGACTTGAAAAAATTAGAGAAAAAAATCGAGCAGGAAAAGAATTCTGCCCAAGAAAAAATCCGGCAACTATCCCGAAGAGAATTTGAGAATAGAGCGGTGGCGTTGGCGATAGCCAAAGGATTATCTGACTCCTTAAAATCTCATCAGTTAACGGAGATTAAAGTCAATCTCATTCCGCCTGAGTCCCAGGGGTCAAAACTCAAATCAAAAGACGATTTACCCTCTCAAAGCTATCAAGTTCAAGCCAAATTAGAGTTGAATTTGACCGCCATTGAGAGGCTAAAGAAACGAGCAGGACGATTCGTTTTAGCAACTAACGATTTGGAGAAAAAACGATTAAGCAGTGAGGATATACTCAAAAAATATAAAGGGCAACAAGCTCCGGAAAGAGGATTTTCTTTTCTCAAAGACCCCTGCTTTTTTGCCCACAGTGTCTTTCTCAAATCTCCCCATAGAATCGAGGTCATGGCCATGCTCATGGGCTTGTGCCTGCTGGTTTATACTATTGGTCAAAGACAACTTCGTTTAAGTTTAAAACAGCAGGAGACGGGACTGAAAAATCCGTTGGGTAAGTTAACTGACCGACCAACATTACGCTGGATATTTCAGAACTTTCAAGGGATTCATCTCCTACGTATTCAAGACAATCAAAAGATTAGCAACTTAACGGATGAGAGGCGCAACATTTTGAGATTTTTCCCCAAACCTTGCCAAGAATATTATCTCTTATCTTGA